The following is a genomic window from Flavobacterium sp..
CATTTTGGTAGGAGCAACGGCAATATGGGTGTAAAACGTATTGGGTTCTTGAAAAGTTTCCTCAGTGATTTTTACTTCACATTTTTTTTCGGAAGTCATAATTATTTCTGATTCAAATAAGTAGCCTAATCCATTTGTAATAAATACTTTATCACCTTCCTTTTTACGTAATACTTTAACTATATGTTTACTTTCTTCTTTATCGAAAAAGAAGGTTTTGTCACTTTTTTTTATTTCTGAATTATAGAATAGTTGCATCTGCTTAATTTTTATTTAACCAATTTTTCCAGTCTTTTCCAACATTTTCCCAATTATAAATTTCATAGTTTGGTTCTCTTTTTTCATTTACTGGAAAAAAATTATGCTCAACATCGAAATAAGGTATAAATGTAAAATTAGTACTATTTAATTTAATACTTTCAATTTGGAATAAATTAACAAAGGGAGCGTTCCAATCCTTTGTTCCAAATGTAACTAGAACTGGTATTTTAAGTTTCTTTAAATTATCTGCTGAGGGGATAGAAAAGTCATAAGTAGCTCTATAAGTATCTCCACCATTATAGTTTAAGTTGTTTTTATTGATCACAACTTCTCGCCAATAATCAATAATATCGTAATTTTTAAGTTTGAAAACTTCTTCTTCAATCATGCTAAGAATTCTACCATATGGATTCCCACCCGAATAAATTAAGTGCGTAACCTTTTTGTTTTTTGTAGCTAGTTTAGCCGCAATTGTACTTCCTTCTGAATGACCTGCGAGAACTAATTTATTTTTTGAAACCCATTTTTCTTTTAAAAGTTTTTTAATGATAAAATCATTTCTTTCAACATAATAATCTAAGTAGTTGTGATCGGAATATGCCCTTGGGACACTGTCATTATCAACTAAATATTGATAATTATTCTTTAAATTTTTAACATCAGAAATCACGGGAATCCCAGGTTTTCCTATAATAACTAAATGATAATCAGATAAAAAATCATTTACATCAAATGGCAAAGTTCCATAAAGTCTATTTTCGTCATATTTTATGATTGGTTGTGGCATACTTCCTTGACACCAAAAAAATAATGGTTTTTGTATATTTTCTTCCCCTTTTTTTGATTGGATTAAAACATCAACTTTTAATTTTTTATAATCAAAGGATAAGTGCTTATAGCCAAAATCTTCAGGTGTTTTTTGAGAAAAAGCGGAAAGGGTAATTAAGATAAATAATAAATTTTTCATCATCTTAAAATTCAATTCGTGCTTTAGAAGTTATTTCGGCGTTACTAAAATTTCCTTCTAAGAAGTTATAATACCCAACAATTCCAATCATGGCAGCATTATCGGTAGTGTATTCAAACTTTGGAATATAGGTTTTCCATCCGTATTTTTTTTCAGCCTCCTTCAATGTGGTTCTAATTACTGAATTGGCCGAAACACCGCCACCAATAGCTATCTGATTAATTCCAGTTTCAGCAACCGCTAGTTTTAATTTATCCATTAAAATAGCAATAATAGTATGCTGAATA
Proteins encoded in this region:
- a CDS encoding alpha/beta hydrolase codes for the protein MKNLLFILITLSAFSQKTPEDFGYKHLSFDYKKLKVDVLIQSKKGEENIQKPLFFWCQGSMPQPIIKYDENRLYGTLPFDVNDFLSDYHLVIIGKPGIPVISDVKNLKNNYQYLVDNDSVPRAYSDHNYLDYYVERNDFIIKKLLKEKWVSKNKLVLAGHSEGSTIAAKLATKNKKVTHLIYSGGNPYGRILSMIEEEVFKLKNYDIIDYWREVVINKNNLNYNGGDTYRATYDFSIPSADNLKKLKIPVLVTFGTKDWNAPFVNLFQIESIKLNSTNFTFIPYFDVEHNFFPVNEKREPNYEIYNWENVGKDWKNWLNKN